A DNA window from bacterium contains the following coding sequences:
- a CDS encoding ATP-binding cassette domain-containing protein, whose amino-acid sequence MTETSWPSVESFPAKVVPTWPPPTMTICTGGKCIRRPSGDKPRALLRRKDRTTVDHGWVDAQKDSLGAPSPARGSASEPRARVERPRTARPSRPGRGSGQASFQARLAAARPLPAVAAATATPLDGPVHWFRVGCNRAVPDRRHHLPHDARLRDGHPADRVALPYSDFDVRPVHLRDPRRGGGKLSVGQKQRIGIARALVRTSPILILDEPTSALDPETERALVETMEEARRERSVLVIAHRLSTIRHADRIAFVEDGQILEIGSHTDLMERPEGPYRRFVELQTIGAA is encoded by the coding sequence ATGACCGAGACGTCGTGGCCCTCGGTCGAGAGCTTTCCGGCCAAGGTCGTCCCGACCTGGCCACCCCCCACGATGACGATCTGCACGGGCGGAAAGTGTATCCGGCGCCCCTCCGGGGACAAGCCAAGGGCATTGTTGAGGAGGAAGGACCGGACTACCGTCGACCATGGGTGGGTCGACGCCCAGAAGGACAGCCTTGGCGCACCCTCCCCAGCACGTGGTTCCGCCTCGGAGCCTCGAGCCCGGGTCGAGAGACCTCGAACCGCTCGGCCATCTCGGCCAGGGCGGGGCTCGGGACAGGCTTCCTTTCAGGCTCGTCTTGCGGCTGCTCGGCCGTTGCCTGCAGTGGCTGCGGCCACTGCGACCCCACTTGATGGCCCTGTTCATTGGTTTCGGGTTGGTTGCAATCGCGCTGTTCCCGATCGGCGACACCATCTACCGCATGATGCAAGACTCCGCGATGGTCACCCAGCTGATCGAGTTGCTCTTCCTTACTCCGATTTCGACGTTAGGCCGGTACATCTTCGGGATCCTCGTCGTGGCGGCGGCAAGCTTTCCGTCGGCCAGAAACAGCGGATCGGCATCGCTCGTGCCCTGGTGCGCACATCTCCGATCCTCATCCTGGATGAGCCCACCTCCGCACTCGACCCGGAGACCGAGCGCGCGCTGGTCGAGACGATGGAAGAGGCTCGCCGCGAGCGCTCCGTGCTGGTGATCGCCCACCGCCTGTCGACCATTCGACACGCGGATCGCATCGCATTCGTCGAGGACGGCCAGATCCTGGAGATCGGCAGCCACACCGATCTGATGGAACGGCCCGAGGGCCCCTATCGCCGCTTCGTGGAGTTGCAGACGATCGGAGCTGCTTAG
- the trkA gene encoding Trk system potassium transporter TrkA encodes MQIVIVGGGQVGTTLAGKLSTEGHDVSVIESDAARVADLADSLDVRVVAGNGATADSLRSAGAADASLVVAATESDEANFVCGRIAASMFKVPHVVVRLREPDHEEAFRELSRSDAVDIVCVNPEAAAVEEIASLLEVPGALDVSTFMEGELIVAGFPIHEGSEFAERPVLDMRLFFAETPSLVAAIHRGDGALVPDGKETIRTGDIVYFALAQSDLDGMLELLGLSQDASRKVMVAGAGRMGLALAKRLESQTDSLVVIEPDEEHARRASEQLAHAIVVHGPVTSERLLDEEQIERVGTFVALTDDHETNLVAGLLAKRMGAERAFALVDNPALANLIGETTIDAIISPRLLAIGLTLQHIPGAVVHEMAALLGDRVEVLEAEVAKGAPVCGDVIANLDLPRGLLFVAIGRDGELRVPRGADRVEPGDRLLVVAASEHRARLSELLTP; translated from the coding sequence GTGCAGATCGTCATCGTGGGGGGTGGCCAGGTCGGGACGACCTTGGCCGGAAAGCTCTCGACCGAGGGCCACGACGTCTCGGTCATCGAGAGTGACGCGGCCCGGGTCGCGGACCTTGCCGACAGCCTCGACGTGCGGGTCGTGGCGGGCAACGGCGCCACCGCAGATTCCCTGCGCAGCGCCGGTGCTGCCGATGCCAGCCTGGTGGTGGCCGCCACCGAGAGCGACGAGGCGAATTTCGTCTGCGGACGCATCGCGGCTTCCATGTTCAAGGTTCCCCATGTGGTGGTTCGGCTGCGCGAACCCGACCACGAGGAAGCCTTCAGGGAGCTTTCTCGAAGCGATGCCGTCGACATCGTCTGCGTCAATCCGGAGGCCGCCGCGGTCGAGGAGATCGCGTCGCTGCTCGAGGTGCCTGGTGCCCTCGACGTATCGACCTTCATGGAGGGCGAGCTGATCGTCGCCGGATTTCCGATCCACGAAGGCTCGGAGTTTGCGGAGCGGCCGGTGCTCGACATGAGGCTCTTCTTCGCCGAGACCCCTTCTCTCGTGGCTGCCATCCACCGCGGAGATGGCGCGCTCGTCCCCGACGGCAAGGAGACGATCCGAACCGGGGACATCGTCTACTTCGCGCTCGCCCAATCGGATCTCGATGGGATGCTCGAGCTGCTGGGTCTCTCCCAGGACGCCAGCCGCAAGGTGATGGTGGCCGGGGCGGGGCGTATGGGGTTGGCGCTGGCCAAGCGTCTCGAGAGCCAGACCGATTCATTGGTCGTGATCGAGCCGGACGAGGAACACGCTCGTCGGGCTTCCGAGCAGCTCGCTCACGCCATCGTCGTTCACGGGCCCGTCACCAGCGAACGTCTGCTCGATGAGGAACAGATCGAGCGGGTAGGGACCTTCGTAGCGCTCACGGATGATCACGAGACGAACCTCGTGGCAGGCCTGCTTGCAAAGAGAATGGGAGCGGAGCGCGCATTCGCGCTGGTCGATAATCCCGCCCTGGCCAACTTGATCGGTGAGACCACCATCGACGCGATCATCAGCCCAAGGCTCCTGGCGATCGGTCTCACCCTCCAGCACATCCCGGGTGCGGTGGTACACGAGATGGCCGCCTTGCTCGGGGATCGTGTGGAAGTGTTGGAAGCGGAGGTGGCCAAGGGTGCACCGGTATGCGGCGACGTCATCGCCAATCTCGACCTGCCCCGTGGGCTCCTCTTCGTGGCCATCGGCCGTGATGGCGAACTCAGGGTTCCTCGCGGTGCCGACAGGGTGGAGCCGGGGGATCGCCTGCTCGTGGTCGCAGCCAGCGAGCACCGCGCCCGGTTGTCGGAGCTACTGACGCCCTGA
- a CDS encoding TIGR04211 family SH3 domain-containing protein has product MSRGIVVACLAGLWLLAGAVQAERAWVRGAPLNLRSGPGNAYRILAAAQPGDRLEVVKRGDGWTQVRTGDGKTGWIAAGFLDAEAPPTVRLGQIEAEAEQLRSTLASTTDEAERLRESNSSLSSSDSGQKESIERLTQENYKLRAGTRYAEWLMGALIFCTGMALGAILHGVSGRRRGSRLRL; this is encoded by the coding sequence ATGAGCCGGGGGATCGTCGTTGCGTGTCTAGCAGGGCTCTGGCTCCTGGCCGGAGCCGTCCAGGCCGAGAGAGCCTGGGTTCGGGGGGCTCCTCTCAACCTGCGTAGTGGCCCGGGGAACGCGTATCGCATCCTGGCGGCCGCCCAGCCGGGCGATCGGCTGGAGGTCGTCAAGCGCGGTGACGGTTGGACCCAGGTTCGTACCGGCGACGGCAAGACCGGCTGGATCGCCGCGGGTTTTCTCGACGCGGAAGCTCCGCCGACGGTGCGCCTCGGCCAGATCGAGGCCGAGGCCGAGCAGCTGCGAAGCACATTGGCCTCGACCACCGACGAGGCCGAGAGACTGCGCGAAAGCAACAGCAGCTTGAGTTCGTCGGATAGTGGGCAGAAGGAATCGATCGAACGGCTCACCCAGGAGAACTACAAGCTCCGGGCCGGAACACGTTATGCCGAATGGCTGATGGGCGCCTTGATCTTCTGTACCGGCATGGCCCTGGGTGCGATCCTGCACGGGGTCTCCGGCCGGCGACGCGGGAGCCGCCTGCGCCTCTAG